The following coding sequences are from one Devosia neptuniae window:
- a CDS encoding MATE family efflux transporter, which translates to MTNSLPSLREARHIVGLALPLSLVQLAQVAISTTDIVMLGWLGGEALAGGALGFFAFNLLRTMGFGLIVGTSNLVAADQRESVASAHLLAALIVASGAAMLAAGCFVLGGGMLGQLGQDPAVAAIAAHYLILVAPGIFPLFWFYAYRGVVVGRRKTNSLLVITLATIVINAAFDYGFIYGAFGLPRLGAAGVAASSSIAYLAQFGAIVWVTHASFRFERLVARADIWNSVRRLLAIGIPTAGSYGSEAGFTAVITLMVGTFGAAALAGHAVVNQITYVVFMLSIGLSHATSIGVSEGVGRGSAAAALRSGRTGLVVVAAIMAVFAALYLLFPHNLLAAFGLGADTAAVTAVALTLLPLAAAMQIFDGLQNVAIGALRGVQRAGISFWVTMVGYWVVGVPVAWLLGLQFHLGPAGIWIGLALGLVVTALGMVVTFERSAMALPSAAATA; encoded by the coding sequence TTGACCAATTCCCTGCCCAGCCTGCGCGAAGCCCGGCATATTGTTGGCCTGGCGCTGCCTCTGTCGCTGGTGCAGCTTGCCCAGGTGGCGATTTCCACGACGGATATCGTCATGCTGGGCTGGCTCGGTGGCGAGGCCCTGGCCGGCGGCGCGCTCGGTTTCTTCGCGTTCAACCTGCTCCGCACCATGGGATTCGGGCTGATCGTCGGAACCTCCAATCTGGTGGCGGCCGACCAGCGCGAGAGTGTTGCCTCGGCCCATCTGCTCGCCGCGCTGATCGTGGCGAGCGGCGCCGCCATGCTGGCCGCGGGCTGTTTTGTGCTGGGCGGCGGAATGCTGGGGCAACTGGGCCAGGACCCGGCCGTCGCGGCCATTGCCGCGCACTATCTCATTCTCGTTGCGCCGGGCATTTTCCCGCTCTTCTGGTTCTACGCCTATCGCGGGGTCGTGGTCGGCCGCAGGAAGACCAATTCGTTGTTGGTCATCACGCTGGCGACCATCGTGATCAACGCCGCGTTCGACTATGGCTTCATCTATGGCGCCTTCGGCCTGCCCAGACTGGGTGCGGCCGGTGTGGCAGCGAGCAGTTCCATCGCCTATCTGGCCCAGTTCGGGGCCATTGTGTGGGTCACGCATGCCTCGTTCCGCTTCGAGCGGTTGGTGGCGCGTGCCGATATCTGGAATTCGGTGCGTCGGTTGCTGGCCATCGGCATTCCCACGGCGGGCTCGTACGGCTCGGAAGCCGGGTTCACCGCCGTCATCACCCTGATGGTCGGCACATTCGGCGCTGCGGCATTGGCCGGCCATGCCGTGGTCAATCAAATCACCTATGTCGTCTTCATGCTGTCCATCGGATTGTCGCACGCGACCTCCATTGGGGTGAGCGAAGGTGTCGGACGCGGCAGCGCCGCTGCGGCGCTGCGCTCCGGCCGGACCGGCCTGGTTGTCGTTGCTGCGATCATGGCGGTGTTTGCGGCCCTCTACTTGCTCTTCCCCCACAATCTGCTGGCCGCTTTCGGCCTCGGCGCCGACACGGCAGCGGTCACGGCCGTAGCGCTGACCCTGTTGCCGCTCGCCGCTGCCATGCAGATATTCGATGGCTTGCAGAATGTGGCGATCGGCGCCTTGCGCGGCGTACAGCGGGCCGGCATCAGCTTTTGGGTGACCATGGTGGGCTATTGGGTCGTCGGTGTGCCCGTGGCATGGCTGCTTGGATTGCAGTTCCATCTTGGACCGGCCGGCATCTGGATCGGGCTGGCGCTGGGGCTCGTAGTCACGGCGCTGGGCATGGTCGTGACCTTTGAACGCAGCGCCATGGCACTTCCATCCGCGGCGGCTACGG